In the genome of Juglans microcarpa x Juglans regia isolate MS1-56 chromosome 6S, Jm3101_v1.0, whole genome shotgun sequence, the window tatggatgccacgacccgatgttttaaatgataccgtgaaagatgatgtttaagcccatgcttttaaatgatgttttccattaacgaactgttaaatgaaagatagaggtGAAATGAActaaaagaaaggactgaactaAAAGAAAGGACTAAACGTTTaatgtttgaaaatacataacggccacatgaatgaatgaaaagggtaccgaatgaatgggcagattgcaatgtcgagtaagtagtactggtagtgcacccaatgctaCTCCCTAattgaaaagggattcccaacccatggccacTGGCAGAGTCCGGGTcgaaaggaagaccgctaactcCAACACACatggcgtaacagtgtgtaccgatcaatgaaagtgataagaaagaatgtatgaatgtatgaatgcatgaatgcatcgcattctttaagaaatgaaggcactgatgggaGAAACGTTTTACAAATAGAAGGCcccctttttaaagaaaaatcccgtccagtgatattttcaaacgaacacacgcatgcatgtacggtatgatgaatgcatgaatgaaaatctatgttattatattttaactatatgaagtaatgtttatgagtcatcgactcattttagtttctatgcatgcccctcccccACAGGAATTGAATGAGCAGCACGCGTCAAGATGGAGacggcccaaggggaagagcataaaagtctaggcatgagtgtttaaatgtatgaggggcctttttattattaaaattaatgttttccactgtaaacctcttCTATTCtcaaagcatattttattttataacgtagagtcttgcaccctgggtacgGAAGTAACAAGTTTTagatcgaacggtaattcccatcgttcttttctaaaatcatttataaaaggTCCCATCACAAGAACTGGAGTTACATAACTTCCCCTGCTACAACAAAGAAAGCCGACTATGTAGTACTCTGGTGTACTACGATGGACCAAGCTTGAGTCTGTGACTTGCACGCCCACCCTAAAATCGCATTACTATCTTGTATCTATATAACCATatgattaactgatctgatcatATCTTGACTTAAATTTAggatagcttacgtgtcttatgcaatgtgagatgcatgagatgcataatacatgcataactataatatgtgaaatgaaatatgatgaatgacgtgcttgcaaatatcatgacatgcatggtaTGTAAACACTGACTTTGAAAgaactggctttaataataatatatataactagctaaagTATgctatgatcaagctacttatcTCGCAATACTAATTTTCAGAATCTCTCCTCGTAGTTCGTCCATATACAAAGTAATAACGTCACTAAATTTCTAGAAGGATGTGCCGTAATATTCTATTAAATTCATATTACGGAAGGCAATTTAGTCATTATTCCACCATGTTCTAAATCTAACAATTgctaattttatttaactctcgTAATATACTTTATCCTGAAAATGCTCTATCATGGGAAATACTCGATTCCTTAATAATACTTCAACTCTCGTAAACTATTACTATAATCACATGCTTCCATGATTTAGAGGGAAGGATAATAACGTAATAACATAACAATTTCAAAAGTGACCCATGCCTACATCACGTAGAGTTCAAAAGTTTTACTTTGTTGGAAACAGAAAAAGCTATCATCTTGCTTGTACAACTCTGATAAGGTAACAaggtaataaattatttattgagagggtagctgagagagagaaaaattagagagattgagagaacGGAAAAGTGAGGGTTCACGGTTAACTTTTAGTGGCAATTTCTGTAAATACTAAAAAGCTACCTATGAGTATAACTGTAAAAGATTTGAAACAACTTTATATCTTGTAGAAAAACAAAGCCACCTTTGGAGTAACGGAGAAAGTCAAAAACCGTAGAAACATTTGGGCGATAGAGACGAGGCTTACCAAGAGAGGAGGTTGAACGTGGTGGTGACTCTGGCAGCTAGAAGTCATGGCGGCACTATGGAAAACGATGGTGACGAGGGAAGACTGGGGTGGAGCTATGGGGAAGGTATGCTGTGAAAGgaaagttttgatttatttttctctagGTATGAGATGCACTCGGGTTGAGGGAAGTAGGCTATGgtgttgtgttgttgaatttGCAGAGCAATGGTTGAATATATATAGACGACGTGATTGTGTTGGGGTTGAACAATGGCTgctaaaaaataagatttgataGAGTTTGATGATTAATCTGTAAATAGGAAGGGACTTGAAGAGGTTGTGATTGATACAGATTGTTTGTATAATGGGTTTTGAATGGAGatgatggttgtgtgattggtattgggaattttttttgaatgaaacatactcatttcattaataaaCCGAAGTTACAaatgtgacttatcaataccaGAAGTTCTAATACATAGAAAATATAGTCTATAAGCCAACTAACGCAATAGATCTGGAgcttccccacacacaaatACATTTGCGgcggacattgtcttaacttctaatCAAACTTTCTCGTAACAGAGAAAGCGCTCTGTAAAAATAGAGCTTAATGGTCCCCTATATCCTCTCAGGGAAGAAGAATACAGGACACTGCTATGGACATCAAATCCTATAGCCTATtcctattttattaaaactaaacTGACAAAAAACTACACATAACCACATTAACAAACTACAAGACCACAAGCTTTGGTGAGACCCCAGACGTCACGCCCACCGCAAGCATTGTCATCTCGAGCTCTGGTTGAACGAGCACCCAGCGTACATACGGACCACAACAGCCCGGCCGTATAACCACCAGCCGTAGCATCACCCAACACTCTCGAAAGCCTTGCCCCGGATTACGTCCGATCTAAAGGCCCAAACCTCACTCGGGTCAACAACAACAATAGCAACAGCAACATCGGAAACAGGACAACTACAAAACACTGAACTGGACAACAACAAAGAAACGAAGCAAAAAAACagtacaaaaaatacaaaacagatGAACAGTACACAAAGGTCGGCATTGTTTTGTGCAGATACTGTTCACGCTGGGAGGAAAGCCGACGGTCAGACTTGGAAGACCCAGAGTTAGAGGTTCCACAGCAACCGAGCATGGTGTCGGGAGAGGGCTCCTCGGTGGCGCGTGGCCACTCCGGAATTTCGTCCTGCGCGTGCGGGCTACGCGCCACTCAGATGGACGCCGGATTTGgaggtcttgaagatcggcggctgGGCATCATACCGGTGGGGCGCGTCTATAGATGTGGTGGCCGGAAAGACTCGAACGACGATCCTCCCTTATTCGacctaaaaacataaaataaaacaaaaacactaCACATAAGTTAAAAGGACAGAGAAAAGGAATAGggcctggggggggggggtgaggagccgaagctcccaccccctttcAACAGATCTGAGAGTTTGGACGATCTAGTGGGATTTTTCGTCGGAAGGGGGTTCAAAGCGAGAGAGCGGAGATCTTCCTAGAGAGTTGAAAAAGTCTTCTTGGTATTGGGAATTTGAGACTAAGATAAACACGTAAAATTTATCTGATCATTAAgagtttaagataaaaattagaagtacaTTTTAAGGGAAACTCGTTCAATggattaataattaaaaacttaGCAAAATCTAAATGGATAAATTACCTACATTTATCCCTTAAATAATACTAATCctatttgataaataataaaaaatgtttaataaatgaataataattagactaaaattaaataaatagactaAAACTATTTTAATGCCCTAATTTGGGGATCCGTATGTTACAGTAACATCCTTTGGGGTAGTGCAACCTACACAATCTTGGATGCACACTAGGAACTTGTGAAAGGACCAGGGACGTCCCAGAAGGACCCCGTGTTTCTCGGTTGCACTATGAAATTCTATCAAGAACTTGTTCATGCCAATCTCCTTAAAGGTTGTGTGTCCCTCAACCTTCCATACCTTTCCCATAGTAGCACGGAATGCACCCTTGTTAATCTCTTTGTCAACAACGCCAAGTACTACAAGGCATTTCTTGCTCATTTCTTTCGATGTCAAGACTTCCTCCTCCGAGATGAGgatttcttgttttttctcttGTGTAAGTCTGACACCCTCGTATAAACTAGAGAGTTCCTCCTCTATGGCAAATGTAAATGACCTTTTTAGCTAACCACTCTTCAGATGAGAGTCTAAGAGAGTAAGGCTCTATGTTCTGTAAAACTTCCTAAGAACCATAGAGAGTCTGTAAGTTAgctaacttactcttagataatttatttatgatttttgtataaacgccacattcatattataaatgccattttagcatgaaaatttatatgatacattgattATTTGATCAtttgcttacatgacatgtgaaattttcaccatttttagcctattgcatataattattattttcacatgaAGCATACTTCACAAGCACATGTCATATTTTAGCATAGCacgaaaaagaaattttgtcaTGACAAAGATTAGGTTGAAGAATTATCccagtggaactcctctgtctactttggagtgagtaaaaatggagtggtaacacCTGAGTTGACAAAAACCGTCAACGGgtttcgaatggattctttttaaataatgtcATAGCGAAGTCAATTATGGTACCTAATGCTGGTGATTATATTACattatgatgaaatgttatgatgagAGGTTATGTTATCAATGTATTGGGTTACGATGTTTGCAAAGAAAGACGTagtgtcaacatgagttgtatTACGATCACcgacaggtactcacagtgcataatGAGGAGTTATGATAATACCATACATTATgttatgttaatgatggctttaataacgatgaaatgttatgttttttttaaagcaatgaggCATGAAACGTTCCCTTTTGAAATATcattttgaaatgagaaagtaaaaaattttctctaaaagaaaatgtgcattaaagtttttctgagaaatgttgaggaatctggatgagAGACAAATACAGATTTTTCTGCatagcatgcatctcatgtttatcattaatgaTACATATATTATCTCTATGCAAGTTGGTTATTTAATTTACtgaaatttcaagtaaatctcaacCTTGTGGACCCACTACTATTCCCcctgaaatggtagaagttgtgtcatGACTAGCATTCGACGAGCAAGATGAACCGTTAACTTCAAATGGTTGAGCCCGATCTAGAGAAGAGGCGGGACTTGATATTAACATTTAAAGCATTGACTCTATATACCATAGAGCAAATGCGAGAATTAATCTAATTATGAAGTTTTTCTATTATGGAGATTCTCTCTCCCATGTTATGATGAACTTATGTGGATATCTTAAGTGTGGAAGTCTATTTATGGTTTATTAATCATTCTGgcatcaaagttttttttatcaccTTATTTTCtattgcgattattgcatactgctactTGCATAATAGGATGCATGGCGTATTAACAGTCATGAATGGGAGTATGTAACCTTATATTGCATGTCTCAACGCTCCAAGTCTCTGTTTCATCCCAAGCGAAGGCTAGGGGCGTTACATGTTTtgcttgaaaatttgataaagttgtaatgattggataaaaaagttgaatatatgaaattgaaaaatatttgtgtatgtagtgtttggatgttgagatgagataagatcatCTTGCAATCCAAATGGGACCTTAATTTATCAGTTTAAGAGAACTTAATTGGACATGTGCTAGTATGTAGTTTGGCCACATATTTTCAGTTGATGTTGAtagattgaaaaattaatagaGACCAACTAATTCATACCACGCAAAGCGGACTCTTGAAGAAAAAACTTTGGCATAGTAACTCTCCGTTAAAATTTCTGTTCAGAACGAGAGACTGGAACAGATAGCCATGGAAGAAGACTACTAAGCTTTGGGAAGGTTTTAGGCTAatagaaatagagaaagaagaGGTGAACTTTTCTGTGGAAGACACTAAACGTGTTGATGACAGAGCTCACAAATGTATACTTCTTCAGGTTTTGATGGACAAGAACTTAAACAAGGAAGCTTTTAAAGGAACTGTGACCAAAGTTTGGAATCTTGAGGGTTCAGTCTGGTTTAATGAGGTGGGTCATCATAGATTCTTGGTTGAATTTCAAAAAGATGTGGATATTGAAAGAGTACTTAATGGTCAACCATGGACTTTTGATAAACACCTTATATGCATACAACCTTTTGGTAAAAGTACCCCTCCTAATGAGATGATCTTTAATCAAGAACCTTTTTGGATTCAACTACATGGCTTGCCTCTTGCAGCCATGACTGTGGATGGAGGagagaaaattgatttttcacTTGGGGAAGTGGTTTATGTGGATGTGGATGGGGATGGTATTGGGTGGGAAAAATATCTCAGGATAAGAGTCAATATGGATATTACAAAGCCTATTCCTCGTGGGAAATTAATTAGAGTAGAAGGCAAACAAAGATGGGTTGAATTTAAATACGAAAGATTGCCTTTATTCTGCTTTCAATGTGGGGTTATAAAACATGCTGGTCGTGAATACGCTATGGAAAGAACAAGATTTAATTCTGTAGATACTTCTCAAATTCAATATGGTAAATGGTTAAGGGCCACAACCTTTAATTTAATGGGAAGTGGAGATAAAAGAACAGAGGGAAGGGGTATTAAAAGTCAATACGATGGCTCAGGTAGTGGAGAGGGTCAAAGCAATGGGGCTTTAATCAATGTTTCAGAAAATCAGGCAATACAAAATGTGACTTTTGATGAAGATGCACATGACCAACATTTTGGAAGTTTCAACAAGATTGCAATAGtttaaggaaaacaaaaattctgtCTTGAGCAACAAAGGCAAGATGAGTTAATACAAGAACAGACAAGAAGTCAACAAGAAGAGGGGTATAAGAAGTTCAAGATACAAGAAGAAGTTCAAGAAAAATTTAGCAATACAGTTTTATTACCAAAAGAAAGCCTGCTAAGTTCTAAT includes:
- the LOC121236564 gene encoding uncharacterized protein LOC121236564, with amino-acid sequence MVSGEGSSVARGHSGISSCACGLRATQMDAGFGGLEDRRLGIIPVLMDKNLNKEAFKGTVTKVWNLEGSVWFNEVGHHRFLVEFQKDVDIERVLNGQPWTFDKHLICIQPFGKSTPPNEMIFNQEPFWIQLHGLPLAAMTVDGGEKIDFSLGEVVYVDVDGDGIGWEKYLRIRVNMDITKPIPRGKLIRVEGKQRWVEFKYERLPLFCFQCGVIKHAGREYAMERTRFNSVDTSQIQYGKWLRATTFNLMGSGDKRTEGRGIKSQYDGSGSGEGQSNGALINVSENQAIQNVTFDEDAHDQHFGSFNKIAIV